A part of Ooceraea biroi isolate clonal line C1 chromosome 10, Obir_v5.4, whole genome shotgun sequence genomic DNA contains:
- the LOC105287285 gene encoding zinc transporter ZIP13 homolog encodes MAATVANACIRNITDTGYLCDILDRMDAWLSWHDVVGYFSYNPWIFSLLGSTMVGLTGIFPLWLIPIQDGVDLKTGENGGTLKILLSFAVGALLGDVFLHLLPEAYESELQRKAEDDDASTPAGLWVLSAFLFFVIVEKLVAAVNEEASIIPEQQTDEISIKDANKEKEADNNNCITVMNTEKNGFAKECLKDTNKIQCFLEKQSGKNGFIPNGIKEPRKNGFKEVEIIKSALASECPNDGPLVDEAKSCLKKLAKTNGFTSAISRAADPSCIIPPNTIINRLAAWTKKFTFNLFRKCFNPKAFPGYLNLLMNFLDNFTHGLSVGGSFLISFRVGLLSTFTILVHEIPHEVGDFAILLRSGFSRWDAARAQLITASGGIVGALAAVSFSGSLEERTSWILPLTAGGFIHIGLVTILPDLLKETNTKESLKQFGALLLGIVIMAALMFV; translated from the exons ATGGCGGCCACGGTGGCGAACGCGTGCATCCGCAACATTACGGACACGGGATATCTGTGCGATATCCTTGATCGGATGGATGCGTGGTTGTCATGGCACGATGTTGTGGGATATTTCTCCTACAATCCATGGATATTCTCCCTGCTAGGTAGCACCATGGTTGGCCTAACCGGTATCTTCCCCTTATGGCTCATCCCCATTCAGGATGGCGTGGATTTAAAAACCGGCG AAAATGGTGGCACCCTGAAGATCCTCTTGAGCTTTGCCGTAGGCGCACTGTTGGGTGATGTTTTCCTACATCTCTTGCCGGAAGCATATGAAAGCGAGCTTCAAAGAAAAG CCGAGGATGATGACGCGTCCACGCCTGCAGGCCTGTGGGTGTTGTCCGCCTTTTTGTTCTTCGTAATTGTTGAGAAACTCGTCGCCGCTGTGAACGAGGAAGCATCAATCATTCCAGAGCAGCAGACCGATGAAATCTCGATCAAGGATGCAAATAAGGAGAAAGAAGCAGATAACAATAATTGCATCACTGTGATGAACACTGAGAAAAACGGCTTTGCAAAAGAATGCCTGAAAGATACAAACAAG ATACAATGTTTCCTGGAGAAACAATCTGGCAAGAACGGATTCATCCCAAACGGTATTAAAGAACCACGGAAGAATGGTTTTAAAGAGGTCGAGATCATAAAATCTGCTTTAGCAAGTGAATGTCCTAATGACGGTCCTCTGGTCGACGAGGCAAAGAGCTGCTTGAAGAAATTAGCAAAGACCAACGGTTTTACGTCGGCGATTTCACGTGCTGCTGATCCTTCGTGCATAATCCCACCCAACACTATCATTAACCGTTTGGCCGCATGGACAAAGAAATTCACGTTCAACTTGTTCCGCAAATGTTTCAATCCTAAGGCCTTCCCCGGATATCTTAATCTTTTGATGAACTTTCTCGACAATTTTACGCATGGTTTGTCCGTGGGTGGGTCGTTCCTCATTTCCTTTCGAGTAGGTCTCCTCAGTACGTTCACTATTTTGGTGCATGAAATACCTCACGAAGTCGGCGATTTTGCTATTCTGTTACGAAGCGGATTTAGCAGATGGGACGCTGCGCGAGCGCAGTTAATCACAGCTAGCGGTGGCATCGTAGGTGCATTGGCTGCTGTCTCGTTTTCTGGTAGTCTAG aGGAGAGAACCAGTTGGATATTGCCATTAACCGCCGGAGGATTCATACACATTGGCCTCGTAACCATCTTACCTGATCTACTGAAAGAAACAAACACAAAAGAGTCTTTAAAACAGTTTGGTGCTTTACTTCTCGGTATTGTTATAATGGCTGCGTTAATGTtcgtttaa
- the LOC105287282 gene encoding nucleotide exchange factor SIL1 isoform X1, with protein sequence MRADTYILLIYLSLAIFGSAEKNDSAFVATHEWQTVKKGTPIPKGLHVRHNFATGVTEAKLMDDDAKETKEEAKENVDENTNRSNSKSMTLHPDKAVQENEETDSANIKEESEDDEAIRRKEKETMKFHIKELKARLKKLKKEKVDISNINDEEIHPKTEKHFKRFYETLKDELNALKVNITSDSELLKRFFQKFQSYKNGVTTGTLTSAEIEEVLDTLNNLEYLLHQIDNAKVFSDMDGLTKIISPCLNGSNNEIKSEALRLLGAAAQSNPKVQAKALENDFIQKILRVLSTNSKTEVRSRCLFALSALIRQFPAAQKAWIDHGGLQILDKILSNDQLQIQMKAMKLINDLIIERQNLQEIYDAEQRQQKMKEYTITDFEQKLRGHDYCKLLSNLVVKCFKEKLASKISIENNDFLEVVADSMITASPICRTEFKDIKPLLLPVINNLLHFYKHPNVRLTLDETDVVNSLISLIERLKSNIFETPHDEL encoded by the exons ATGCGTGCCGACACGTATATCCTGCTGATTTACTTATCGCTCGCAATTTTCGGCAGCGCCGAAAAAAACGACAGTGCCTTCGTGGCAACGCACGAGTGGCAGACGGTGAAAAAAG GCACTCCAATTCCCAAAGGACTTCATGTGAGACACAATTTTGCAACTGGTGTTACGGAAGCTAAATTAATGGATGACGATGCAAAAGAAACCAAAGAAGAAGCAAAAGAAAATGTTGATGAAAATACAAACCGTTCAAACTCCAAGTCGATGACATTACATCCCGATAAAGCGGTtcaagaaaatgaagaaacagATTCCGCAAATATAAAGGAAGAGTCTGAAGATGACGAAGCaataagaagaaaggaaaaagaaactaTGAAATTTCACATAAAAGAACTGAAAGCAAGATTAAAGAAGcttaagaaagagaaagtagatatatcaaatataaat GATGAAGAAATCCATCCGAAAACTGAAAAACACTTCAAACGTTTCTATGAAACTTTGAAGGACGAGCTGAATGCGCTCAAAGTCAATATTACAAGCGATTCAGAGCTATTAAAGAGATTTTTCCAGAAATTCCAATCTTACAAGAACGGTGTTACAACAGGTACATTAACCAGTGCAGAGATTGAAGAGGTCTTGGACACCTTAAATAATTTAGAGTATCTTCTTCATCAAATTGACAACGCTAAAGTATTCTCAGACATGGATGG ATTAACTAAAATTATATCGCCATGCCTGAATGGGAGTAACAATGAAATAAAGTCAGAAGCGTTACGCCTTCTAGGAGCAGCAGCCCAATCAAATCCAAAAGTGCAAGCTAAAGCACTGGAAAACGATTTTATCCAAAAAATACTGCGTGTCTTGTCAACAAATAGTAAAACCGAAGTGAGATCCAGGTGTCTTTTTGCTCTAAGTGCCTTAATACGCCAGTTCCCCGCTGCTCAGAAAGCTTGGATCGATCACGGTGGCTTGCAGATACTCGACAAGATTCTGTCTAACGATCAACTGCAAATTCAAATGAAagcaatgaaattaattaacgaccTAATAATCGAGAGGCAAAATCTGCAAGAGATATACGATGCTGAACAACGTCAGCAGAAGATGAAAGAATACACGATCACGGATTTTGAACAGAAATTGCGCGGACACGATTATTGTAAACTCCTGAGCAACTTGGTAGTGAAATGCTTCAAAGAGAAGCTAGCTAGCAAAATCAGTATAGAAAATAACGATTTTCTCGAAGTAGTTGCTGATAGCATGATTACAGCAAGCCCCATTTGCAGAACTGAATTCAAGGATATTAAACCTCTGCTCTTACCTGTCATAAATAATctcttacatttttataaacatcCAAACGTTAGACTTACCTTGGACGAAACCGACGTCGTAAATAGTTTGATATCGTTGATCGAAAGGTTAAAgagtaatatttttgaaacacCTCACGATGAACTATGA
- the LOC105287282 gene encoding nucleotide exchange factor SIL1 isoform X2, whose product MDDDAKETKEEAKENVDENTNRSNSKSMTLHPDKAVQENEETDSANIKEESEDDEAIRRKEKETMKFHIKELKARLKKLKKEKVDISNINDEEIHPKTEKHFKRFYETLKDELNALKVNITSDSELLKRFFQKFQSYKNGVTTGTLTSAEIEEVLDTLNNLEYLLHQIDNAKVFSDMDGLTKIISPCLNGSNNEIKSEALRLLGAAAQSNPKVQAKALENDFIQKILRVLSTNSKTEVRSRCLFALSALIRQFPAAQKAWIDHGGLQILDKILSNDQLQIQMKAMKLINDLIIERQNLQEIYDAEQRQQKMKEYTITDFEQKLRGHDYCKLLSNLVVKCFKEKLASKISIENNDFLEVVADSMITASPICRTEFKDIKPLLLPVINNLLHFYKHPNVRLTLDETDVVNSLISLIERLKSNIFETPHDEL is encoded by the exons ATGGATGACGATGCAAAAGAAACCAAAGAAGAAGCAAAAGAAAATGTTGATGAAAATACAAACCGTTCAAACTCCAAGTCGATGACATTACATCCCGATAAAGCGGTtcaagaaaatgaagaaacagATTCCGCAAATATAAAGGAAGAGTCTGAAGATGACGAAGCaataagaagaaaggaaaaagaaactaTGAAATTTCACATAAAAGAACTGAAAGCAAGATTAAAGAAGcttaagaaagagaaagtagatatatcaaatataaat GATGAAGAAATCCATCCGAAAACTGAAAAACACTTCAAACGTTTCTATGAAACTTTGAAGGACGAGCTGAATGCGCTCAAAGTCAATATTACAAGCGATTCAGAGCTATTAAAGAGATTTTTCCAGAAATTCCAATCTTACAAGAACGGTGTTACAACAGGTACATTAACCAGTGCAGAGATTGAAGAGGTCTTGGACACCTTAAATAATTTAGAGTATCTTCTTCATCAAATTGACAACGCTAAAGTATTCTCAGACATGGATGG ATTAACTAAAATTATATCGCCATGCCTGAATGGGAGTAACAATGAAATAAAGTCAGAAGCGTTACGCCTTCTAGGAGCAGCAGCCCAATCAAATCCAAAAGTGCAAGCTAAAGCACTGGAAAACGATTTTATCCAAAAAATACTGCGTGTCTTGTCAACAAATAGTAAAACCGAAGTGAGATCCAGGTGTCTTTTTGCTCTAAGTGCCTTAATACGCCAGTTCCCCGCTGCTCAGAAAGCTTGGATCGATCACGGTGGCTTGCAGATACTCGACAAGATTCTGTCTAACGATCAACTGCAAATTCAAATGAAagcaatgaaattaattaacgaccTAATAATCGAGAGGCAAAATCTGCAAGAGATATACGATGCTGAACAACGTCAGCAGAAGATGAAAGAATACACGATCACGGATTTTGAACAGAAATTGCGCGGACACGATTATTGTAAACTCCTGAGCAACTTGGTAGTGAAATGCTTCAAAGAGAAGCTAGCTAGCAAAATCAGTATAGAAAATAACGATTTTCTCGAAGTAGTTGCTGATAGCATGATTACAGCAAGCCCCATTTGCAGAACTGAATTCAAGGATATTAAACCTCTGCTCTTACCTGTCATAAATAATctcttacatttttataaacatcCAAACGTTAGACTTACCTTGGACGAAACCGACGTCGTAAATAGTTTGATATCGTTGATCGAAAGGTTAAAgagtaatatttttgaaacacCTCACGATGAACTATGA
- the LOC105287283 gene encoding nucleoplasmin-like protein isoform X2, with the protein MAEEYLYGITLEGPKASKVWDPEHKNEDSDSNAAQHIGADQKLIIKMALLGPEAKPGELNVLQVEAMGLKGPIKTPIALLEMGKTAQIILDLSFPDPPVTFTLAQGSGPVHIVGHNLLGAHIEEFDDIVDDDMEEENIDEEDDEKAPQKKRKPLAEDKKNGIKRTKIEK; encoded by the exons ATGGCAGAGGAGTACTTGTACG GAATTACCCTCGAGGGACCGAAAGCCAGCAAGGTATGGGACCCGGAGCACAAGAACGAGGATTCCGACAGCAACGCGGCACAGCATATTGGCGCTGATCAGAAACTCATcataaaaatg GCTCTTCTGGGACCAGAAGCCAAACCTGGTGAGCTCAATGTATTGCAGGTTGAAGCAATGGGATTGAAGGGACCCATTAAAACCCCAATTGCTCTGTTGGAAATGGGGAAAACTGCACAGATCATTCTGGATCTCAGTTTCCCAGATCCTCCAGTTACGTTTACATTGGCCCAGGGTAGTGGGCCTGTTCACATAGTAGGACATAATCTCCTTG GTGCGCACATTGAGGAATTTGATGATATAGTAGATGATGATAtggaagaagaaaacattgatgAGGAGGATGACGAAAAG GCACCGCAAAAGAAGCGAAAGCCTTTAGCAGAGGATAAAAAAAACGGCATTAAACGGACGAAGATAGAGAAATAG
- the LOC105287283 gene encoding nucleoplasmin-like protein isoform X1: MAEEYLYGITLEGPKASKVWDPEHKNEDSDSNAAQHIGADQKLIIKMALLGPEAKPGELNVLQVEAMGLKGPIKTPIALLEMGKTAQIILDLSFPDPPVTFTLAQGSGPVHIVGHNLLGAHIEEFDDIVDDDMEEENIDEEDDEKDSEDEDDEDDEPKKKNAKLTGKYKNQANKNKKK, from the exons ATGGCAGAGGAGTACTTGTACG GAATTACCCTCGAGGGACCGAAAGCCAGCAAGGTATGGGACCCGGAGCACAAGAACGAGGATTCCGACAGCAACGCGGCACAGCATATTGGCGCTGATCAGAAACTCATcataaaaatg GCTCTTCTGGGACCAGAAGCCAAACCTGGTGAGCTCAATGTATTGCAGGTTGAAGCAATGGGATTGAAGGGACCCATTAAAACCCCAATTGCTCTGTTGGAAATGGGGAAAACTGCACAGATCATTCTGGATCTCAGTTTCCCAGATCCTCCAGTTACGTTTACATTGGCCCAGGGTAGTGGGCCTGTTCACATAGTAGGACATAATCTCCTTG GTGCGCACATTGAGGAATTTGATGATATAGTAGATGATGATAtggaagaagaaaacattgatgAGGAGGATGACGAAAAG GATTCGGAAGATGAAGACGACGAAGATGATGAACCTAAGAAGAAAAATGCCAAACTAACTGGGAAATACAAAAATCAGGCTAACaagaacaagaaaaaataa
- the LOC113562850 gene encoding uncharacterized protein LOC113562850: protein MESINPSKCSANVVESKVSQDAECGTVDHEVITLQQVVARLNEIIVNLEDTVRIKNAQLENTHREKSRLLADLKKQRRCNGNLKQQLDDDRSFHQREKDYYIKEMQRYQGRYVGNNTSKFHQQRLKELEQVQDTLETENEQLKKELMDKNEITYNLCIKFLRMKHAKDTLRYKLDQLLHEHLLVMAEMMEKLDEARKELNLIVSEKFQEPLPLNKAKFLQVSDLSSFENLRSRCRRSARFDSFSLFKTWYGSLQVVQRNNRLMYENATLKVQVHQLAQNVEKLKSHVQRPKKINVDAKIIEKLSAQSSTRSTMNRIEKISLLSKLSSSINYSGGETISEVGSRNINNYTLNDARDIKNDSKDSYTERAQSAPGIVESTISRQLEE, encoded by the exons ATGGAGAGTATTAATCCAAGTAAATGTTCTGCTAATGTTGTAGAGAGCAAAGTCTCTCAAGATGCAGAATGTGGCACAGTTGATCACGAAGTAATAACTTTACAACAAGTT GTTGCAAGATTGaatgaaattattgtaaatctaGAAGATACCGTACGAATAAAAAATGCGCAATTAGAAAACACGCATCGGGAAAAGAGTAGATTGCTGGCAGATTTAAAGAAGCAACGAAGATGCAACGGAAATCTTAAAC AACAGTTAGATGATGACAGATCTTTCCATCAGCGCGAGAAAGATTATTACATCAAAGAAATGCAACGATACCAGGGTAGGTACGTCGGTAATAATACATCAAAGTTTCACCAACAACGACTTAAGGAACTGGAACAAGTGCAAGATACTCTGGAAACAGAGAATGAGCAACTTAAGAAGGAATTGatggataaaaatgaaattacgtACAACTTGTGTATAAAGTTTCTTCGTATGAAACATGCCAAAGACACATTGAGATACAAATTGGACCAATTGCTGCACGAGCATTTGCTAGTAATGGCAGAAATGATGGAGAAGTTAGACGAGGCGAGAAAGGAGCTTAACTTGATCGTGTCGGAAAAATTTCAAGAACCGTTGCCCCTTAATAAAGCCAAATTTTTACAAGTAAGCGATCTTTCATCATTTGAAAATTTACGCTCGCGATGCAGACGTTCTGCTCGGTTTGAtagcttttctctttttaaaacGTGGTATGGATCGCTACAGGTTGTACAGAGAAATAATAGACTGATGTATGAAAACGCGACGTTAAAGGTACAGGTTCATCAACTTGCACAAAAcgtagaaaaattgaaaagtcacGTACAAAGACCGAAAAAGATCAATGTAGACGCCAAGATCATTGAGAAATTATCAGCGCAAAGCAGTACGAG ATCAACTATGAATAGAATCGAAAAAATCTCTTTGCTCTCGAAATTATCCTCATCTATCAACTATTCCGGAGGAGAAACGATCTCGGAAGTGGGttcgagaaatataaataattacacgcTTAATGATGCGAGAGACATTAAAAATGACTCTAAAGACTCTTACACCGAGCGTGCTCAAAGTGCACCAGGAATTGTAGAATCAACAATTTCTCGGCAGCTAGAAGAGTAG